The following DNA comes from Cetobacterium sp. NK01.
AATTTTATTTCAGCTTTTTAAATAAATAAGTATAGTTAGTTGGAAAAATATACTTTTTTTCTAATAATTTAATATTCTGATTAGAAAAAATTTTTTCAATTTCTTTAGCTGAATAAATTTTATAATCTCCTGTTTTTAAAAAGGGTAATATAAAATTAACTAAATTTCTTAGAAAAATTGGAAGCCAAATTTCTCCTAAAATAATAATACCGTTTGGTTTTAAAGTTCGCTGTATCTCAGAAATAGCTTTTTCTGGATTAGAATAATGGTGAAATGAATTTATGCAAGTTATAATATCAAAATAAGAATCTTTAAATTCTATATTTTCACTATCTCCAACTTTAAATTCAGCTAAAAGATTTTTTTTATTAGCCTGTTCAATCATTTTAGGAGATATATCAATACCTATTAAATTTAAATTTTTATTATTTTTTGAAAAAACTATTATTATTTTTTCTATTAAATCTCCTTTTCCAGTTCCTAAATCTAAAAGTGTATTCATGGGGAATTTTTTTATCCAATTAATAACATTATCATAATGTTTAAATGAATCTCCATGTTTTTTATTAGACATTTTATTAAAAAAATTAATTGTATTCTCTTTATAATTTATAAGTTTTTTTAATTTCAAATAAATCTCCTTTTTATTTTTTTATAGAAAACCAATGAGTAATAGCAGGAACAGATCCAGGATTACGATATTTATGAGGTGTATTTTTCTTTATATAAATTGAATCTCCTTTTTTTAATTTATAGATTTTTTTATTTGAAAGATTTATTTCTAATTCTCCCTCAATAATAATTCCAACCTCATCATGTGAATGGCTCCATCTTATATTTTCAGAGGTGTGCTTAGGACTTATAATAACACAACTACCATTAAGTTCATAATTATCAGGAATTAAATTATAATATTTAGTTCCCTCTTTATTTGAAGTGAAAAGTAGTGTTCTATTTTCTGATTTTAATATAGTTACAGGCTCTTTTTCTTCTTTTAAGAGATCAATTAAGCTTATATCTAATACTTTACAAATAAGTTGAAGATTAGCTATTGATGGACTATTAATATTTCTTTCTAAATTACTAATAAAACCAACAGAAAGACCTGTTTTTTCAGAAAGTTCTTTAATAGATAAATTACGATCTTTTCTTAAATTTTTTATTTTTTCTGATATTTCCATTTATATATCACCCATCTTTTATATACTTTATAATAATTATATCATAAAAATCATATTATCACAAAATTCAAAATAATGAATAAATTATTCATTATTTTATTGAAAAAAATATGAAACTATGTTACTATCTCAATGTTGATATCAATATTAAATACAAAAAAAGTAGAAAGGACTAAAATTATGTTACTAAGTTTTATATTTTCATCACTAATCATTGCAGCAACACCAGGGATTGCAACAATTTATGTTTTAAACAATTCAGCTTCTTTAGGAAGAAAAGAAGGAATTTTATCAGCATTAGGAATTATGACAGGAGGAATGATTTACAATATAATTGCTGCTGCTGGACTTTCATCATTATTATATGTTTTTCCAAGCTTATTAAGTGTTATAAAAATTATAGGAGGTTTATATTTACTTTATGTAGGTATTATAAGTTTAAAAAATAAAGATATAAATAATTTAGAAAATACTAAAGTAGTAAAAAATAATTGCTATCTTAGAGGTGTTATTACAAATTTAGCTAATCCTAAAATCTTATTATTTTTTGTTACTTTCATCCCTCAATTTGTGATAGACACACAAAACTATGGAAAAGAAGCTCTAATATTGGGAAGTATTTATTTAATAGTTGAGATTATCTGGTTTGTATGTTTAGCTAGTTTTGTATCGCATTTTATAAAAAATATTAAAGGAAATTTTCAAAAGTATATGAATTATGTTTCAAGTGGTGTTTATTTAGCTATGGGTTCATTATTAATAATAAGTTTATAATATCTAAAAAAACAATAAATTACAAATAATAAAAAATAATTATTTTTTACATAAAACAAAAATAACTTTTTTGAAGTTATTTTTTGTTTTATGTATAGTCTCGTATTATAGTAAATTTTATCTCGCAAAATATAAATTTATTTTATATATATAAGATTATAGCAATATAATCAAAATAACCAATCTCGTATTATACATATAATACGAGATTGGTTATTTTAATAAAAAAGTCCATCTCCTAAGTTTTAGAAGATGGACTTTTTTATTATATTTTTTTTCTGTTTGAATTAAATTTATTTGGAGCCTTGTCTGATTTTTTATTAGTATTAAAATTTTTCTTGTTATTTTCATTATATACTTTTATCGGTTTTTTTGATAATGATTTCTCATTACCATGAATTTGAGTAAATTCTATTTTATTTACTTTTAAAATTTCTGTTAATATTTTTTTATCATCTATTGAAGAGAATGATATAACTTTTCCACTTTTATTTGCCCTTCCTGTTCTTCCACTTCTGTGTGTAAAAGCTTCAGCTGTTTTAGGTAAATCAAAATTTATAACATGAGTAACTTGAGGTATATCGAGTCCTCTCGCAGCGATATCTGTTGCCACAAGTATATTATATTCTCCACTTCTAAAGCCTGATAAAGCTGCATCTCTTTGATTTTGAGATAAGTTACCTTGGAAGTTTACAGCTTTTAATCCTTTATTTTCTAATGTTTTACTAAGATGTCTAGCTTTATGTTTCCCGTTTGTAAAAACAATAACTGATTCAATTTCTGAATTATCTAATAATTCTAAGAGTTTAGCTTTTTTATCATCGTGATCTATATAATATAATTCATGCTCTATTAACTTAACAGGATCTTTATATTCAATTTCAACAGTTTTGTGGTTTTTTTGTAAAACTTTAAATGCAAGTGTTTTTATTTCTTTAGGCATTGTAGCTGAAAAGAAAAGAGTTTGCTTTTTTTTAGGTGTGTATTTCACAATTTTTTCAATATCTTTTAAAAATCCCATATCTAACATATGATCTGCTTCATCAAGTACTAAGAATTCAAGTCTCGTAAGTCCTAAATTGCCTTGATTTATATGGTCTAATATTCTTCCTGGACAACCTACAACAATATCAACTCCTGTCTTTAAAGCGTCCGCTTGTTTTTTTACTGATGTTCCACCATAAACAGTTAAACTTTTAATATTAATTTGTTTTCCAAGCTGTAATACAGTACTATTAATTTGTTCAGCTAACTCTCTTGTAGGAGCTATTATAAGAGCTCTTACTCCTTTACCTTTACCTTTTGTTGTTGCTATTTTTTCTAAAATTGGTAAAACAAATGCAGCAGTTTTTCCTGTTCCAGTTTTTGCTAGTCCTAAAAGGTCAATTCCCTCTAATATCGTAGGAATAGCTTGGCTTTGAATAGGTGTAGCTTCTTTATATCCAACAGCTTCTATTTGTGCCATTATTTCTTTCTTTAAATTAAATTCTTTAAAATTCATATTTTCTCCATTTAATATTTTTTGTGTATTAAGTATTATACCATGATTTTAAAGAATATCATATATTTATTTAATAACTTACTACGATAGTTCCCTTTCCATTTTTTTTTGCAGTATAAAGAGCCATATCAGCTTTTTTATATAGTTCTTTTATATCCATTAAATTCACATTTTTTTCTACTAATCCCGCACTTATACTTTTATTCAATTTTTTAAAATCTTCTAAAATAGATTTGGCTATGTTTAATGCATTTTCTTTATTCTCTTTAAGCAATATTAGAAATTCATCTCCACCCATTCTTATTCCATAACTTTCACCATTAGTATTCTTCCTTATTATCTCAGAAAGTTCTTTTAAAATACGATCTCCTTCTATATGACCTTGTGTATCATTTAAACTTTTAAAGTTATCTATATCAAATAAAATAACACTTAAAGTGTTAAAATTAGAGTATATTTTTGATATTTTTTCTTCATAAAAATTTCTATTATAAAGACCAGTTAAAAGATCTTTATAGACTTTTTTATTTACCTCTTCTATACTTTGATAATAAATATAAAATTCTTTAACTTTATCATGTTTTATAGGAAATACTTCAATTAAAACTTCACCTTCTAAGGAATTTAGAATTGGCTTCATACTAATTCCAAAAAATTTTTTTAATTTTTGTTTCTCTTCAGTAAGATAAAATTCTTTTTCAAATACAACTATTTGAAGCGCTTTTGACACATTTTCTAATGAATTTCTAAGTGGACATTCTGGACAATTTTTTGTTTCCCCACATTTTTGACTATTTTCTTCAGTATGAATACAAGTAAATAAATTTCCAAAAAGTTCTCCTAAATGTAAAGTATTTAATTTTTTTTTCTTTATAACACTTGTCATATATTGATTTAAAAATTTTACTTCCGCTTTATTATTTAAAACTACAACTCCTGTTGAAAGAGTATTAAAAATTGACTGTAACTCTTCTAGCATATATATCCCCCAATTATTTTGATTAAATTTTTATTTTCAAATTTTTTTACTCTTATTGCTTTAGTATAACTTTTGTTCAAGAAAAAATCAAACTAATTTTTATTTGTTATGATTATAAACAAATATGAACTAATTATAGTTGCAAAATTGTACCAAAATTTTTATATCAAAATTTCAAATATACAATTATTAAAAACAGGTGTATAATTTTATTCTAAGAATTTACAACTAAAAGGAGTTTTATAATGAAAAAAATTTTACTTACATTATCAATATTAACAATATTTACAGCGTGTGGAAATGACGATAAAAATTCACTTAAAACAGATGAAGTTGTTATTGAACAAACTACTGTTGTTGAAAAAATTCCAACTAACAGTACCGTTGAAGCTCTTGAAGAATCAGTAGCTGCAGATGTAACAGAAGAAACAAGTGGAGAAATTGTAATTCCTAATTCTGAAGTTATCAATACAGAGGAAATTATAGAAACTGTTGCTAATTAATATTTAAATTTAACGTTAAGAAATTTCTTAACGTTTTTTTATTAATGTAAAGGAAATCTAATTTTTTAACTGTACAATATTGTATGTCTACTTTAAAGAGGAGGTGAAAAAAGATATTTTTAAATATCTTTTATAAATAATGGAAGTTAAAGATAATGAAAAAGTTTTAACAGTCAAAGACTGGATTATAATTCAAATTATAATGATGATACCTATTGTTAATATTATAATGTGGATTAAATGGTTAGTTTCTAATAATACTAATCAAAATTTAAAGAACTTTCTTATTGCATCGTTAGTTATGATAATTTTAGGTTCTATAATATGGTTTCTTTCAATGTCTTTATTTATGACTACAAATATGTAAAAGAGGTATTTAATTTATACCTCTTTTTTCATTTATATGCTTTTATATTTAACAGTTCTTCTAAATTTACGAACTCAAACCCTTTATTTTTATAATAAGGAATCAATTTTTTCAACGCTTCGTAAGATGTTGTTTTATCAGGCTGGGTATGCATAAGTATAATGCTTCCATTTTTTGTTTCTTTTTCTTGAGTAGTTATAACTTCATCTAGTTTTCTTTTAGCGTTCCAATCTTCTCCATCAACATTCCATAAAACAATATTCATATCTAATTCTTCTACTGCTTTTTTTACATTTTCAGTAATAATTCCATATGGTGGTCTATACAAGGCTGGTTCAACTCCTAAGATCTCTTTAATTATATCATTAGTCTCTTTAATTTCAGTTCTTACAGCTTCTTTAGAAGAATTTCCAAAATTTCCATGACTATAACTATGATTTAAAATTAAATGCTCCTCTTTATAAGCTCTTTCTACCTCTTTCTTTTTGGAAGGGATATCTTTTCCTATAAAGAAAAATGTCGCTTTTATATTATTTTCTTTCAGTAAATTTAAAACTTTAGGTAAAGAACTATCATTTGGACCATCATCAAAAGTTAAAGCTATTTTTTTATCATTTTTATCTCCATGAGAAAAAATCTTAACTGTAGAAAAACATTGAAAATATATTGAAAAAAATATACATAAAATTATAAATAATTTATTCATAAAACTCCCCCTTATTTAATTTCTTATGTATTTTTATACTTAAAATATGATGCTTTTCTTTTAAAAACTTAACAATGTAACTCTTTTATTTGTAGCATCTAATTCAACTTGAGAACCAATTGGTAGCGTTAACATAGGATGAGTATGTGAACAATCAAATTCAGCTAAAAAAGGTATTTTTTTATCACCAAGAACTTCTAATAAAATCTCATAAGGCCTTTTATTGCTATTTTGATTATTAAATAGTTCATGTTTTCCTAAAATAACTCCACTTATTTTATCAAAAACTTTATTTAATTTTAAAAATGAAAAACTTCGTTCAATATCAGCAGCAGTTTTTAAAGAATCTTCAATAAATAATATATCTCCACTTTTTATTTCAGGCATATATTCACTTCCCCAAATTCCATAAATAGTATTTAAATTTCCACCAATAAGTCTTCCAGAGATTTTTCCAGGAATAACTGTTATTAAATTATTTTTATACATTTTTTTGCATTTTTTTTGATCCTCCCAATTTATAAATTCATCTGTAAATTGTTCCGGAGTTTTTAATAGATAAGGAAATTTTATATTTTCTACTAAAATATTTGAAAAGTAAGAAAAAGTCTCCTCAACTAAAGGAGGAAATTCACCAAAACTAGAAACTAAAGCAGGACCATAATAAGTTATAATCCCTGTTTTTGCATAAATGGCTAATAAAATAGCAGTTACATCTGAATATCCTATAAATATTTTTGGATTTTTTTTAATTTCTTCATAATTTATATAAGGCAAAATGGAGTTAGAATTATTTCCACCAATTGTTGATATTATACATTTTATATCTTTATTTTCAATAAGAGTATTTAATTCACTAGCTCTTTCCAGTATGTTTCCTGATCTATAACCTTGATTTTTTCCAGTAAGATTTCCTGCTAATAGTTTAAATCCTTTTTGTTGTAAAAATTCTATAGCCCGTTCATATCTTCTAGGAGCAAAAAAAGTAACTGGCGAAGATGGTGAATAATAGCCAATTATATCTCCTTTTTTTAATTTAAGCATATACTTTCCTCCTCTATATTTATATTAACTATAAGTATAACTTTATAACTTATTCTTGTAAATAATTTAGTTCAAAAATTTAATTAATTTAATTAACTATTTATAATCTTTGTTAAATTTTTTTATTTAGTTTTTTATGTTATTATTCCTCTTGAGTAAACTTAAAAATTTTTTAGAGGAGATGTATCATGAAAAAAGAAACTGTTTATGAAAAATCATTAGAACTTCACGAAAAAAATAAGGGAAAAATTGAGGTTATTAGTAAAGTATCTGTAACTTCAAAAGAAGAGCTTAGTTTAGCTTATTCACCAGGAGTTGCTGAACCTTGTAGAAGAATAGCAGAAAATAAAACTGACGTTTATAAATATACTTCTAAAGGAAATATGGTCGCTGTTATAAGTGATGGGTCTGCTGTATTAGGACTTGGAAACATTGGAGCTGAAGCTGCTTTACCTGTTATGGAAGGAAAATCTATTCTTTTTAAAGAGTTTGCTGGAGTTAACGCATTTCCTATATGCTTAGATACTCAAGATACTGAAGAGATTATAAAAACTTGTAAAATATTAGCACCTAGCTTTGGTGGAATAAATTTAGAAGATATTTCCGCTCCTAGATGTATTGAAATTGAAACTAGATTAAAAGAGGAGTTAGATATACCTGTATTTCACGATGATCAACATGGAA
Coding sequences within:
- a CDS encoding LysE family translocator, whose translation is MLISILNTKKVERTKIMLLSFIFSSLIIAATPGIATIYVLNNSASLGRKEGILSALGIMTGGMIYNIIAAAGLSSLLYVFPSLLSVIKIIGGLYLLYVGIISLKNKDINNLENTKVVKNNCYLRGVITNLANPKILLFFVTFIPQFVIDTQNYGKEALILGSIYLIVEIIWFVCLASFVSHFIKNIKGNFQKYMNYVSSGVYLAMGSLLIISL
- a CDS encoding class I SAM-dependent methyltransferase, which produces MKLKKLINYKENTINFFNKMSNKKHGDSFKHYDNVINWIKKFPMNTLLDLGTGKGDLIEKIIIVFSKNNKNLNLIGIDISPKMIEQANKKNLLAEFKVGDSENIEFKDSYFDIITCINSFHHYSNPEKAISEIQRTLKPNGIIILGEIWLPIFLRNLVNFILPFLKTGDYKIYSAKEIEKIFSNQNIKLLEKKYIFPTNYTYLFKKLK
- a CDS encoding DEAD/DEAH box helicase, which translates into the protein MNFKEFNLKKEIMAQIEAVGYKEATPIQSQAIPTILEGIDLLGLAKTGTGKTAAFVLPILEKIATTKGKGKGVRALIIAPTRELAEQINSTVLQLGKQINIKSLTVYGGTSVKKQADALKTGVDIVVGCPGRILDHINQGNLGLTRLEFLVLDEADHMLDMGFLKDIEKIVKYTPKKKQTLFFSATMPKEIKTLAFKVLQKNHKTVEIEYKDPVKLIEHELYYIDHDDKKAKLLELLDNSEIESVIVFTNGKHKARHLSKTLENKGLKAVNFQGNLSQNQRDAALSGFRSGEYNILVATDIAARGLDIPQVTHVINFDLPKTAEAFTHRSGRTGRANKSGKVISFSSIDDKKILTEILKVNKIEFTQIHGNEKSLSKKPIKVYNENNKKNFNTNKKSDKAPNKFNSNRKKI
- a CDS encoding polysaccharide deacetylase family protein; the protein is MNKLFIILCIFFSIYFQCFSTVKIFSHGDKNDKKIALTFDDGPNDSSLPKVLNLLKENNIKATFFFIGKDIPSKKKEVERAYKEEHLILNHSYSHGNFGNSSKEAVRTEIKETNDIIKEILGVEPALYRPPYGIITENVKKAVEELDMNIVLWNVDGEDWNAKRKLDEVITTQEKETKNGSIILMHTQPDKTTSYEALKKLIPYYKNKGFEFVNLEELLNIKAYK
- a CDS encoding GGDEF domain-containing protein yields the protein MLEELQSIFNTLSTGVVVLNNKAEVKFLNQYMTSVIKKKKLNTLHLGELFGNLFTCIHTEENSQKCGETKNCPECPLRNSLENVSKALQIVVFEKEFYLTEEKQKLKKFFGISMKPILNSLEGEVLIEVFPIKHDKVKEFYIYYQSIEEVNKKVYKDLLTGLYNRNFYEEKISKIYSNFNTLSVILFDIDNFKSLNDTQGHIEGDRILKELSEIIRKNTNGESYGIRMGGDEFLILLKENKENALNIAKSILEDFKKLNKSISAGLVEKNVNLMDIKELYKKADMALYTAKKNGKGTIVVSY
- a CDS encoding S66 peptidase family protein translates to MLKLKKGDIIGYYSPSSPVTFFAPRRYERAIEFLQQKGFKLLAGNLTGKNQGYRSGNILERASELNTLIENKDIKCIISTIGGNNSNSILPYINYEEIKKNPKIFIGYSDVTAILLAIYAKTGIITYYGPALVSSFGEFPPLVEETFSYFSNILVENIKFPYLLKTPEQFTDEFINWEDQKKCKKMYKNNLITVIPGKISGRLIGGNLNTIYGIWGSEYMPEIKSGDILFIEDSLKTAADIERSFSFLKLNKVFDKISGVILGKHELFNNQNSNKRPYEILLEVLGDKKIPFLAEFDCSHTHPMLTLPIGSQVELDATNKRVTLLSF
- a CDS encoding helix-turn-helix domain-containing protein produces the protein MEISEKIKNLRKDRNLSIKELSEKTGLSVGFISNLERNINSPSIANLQLICKVLDISLIDLLKEEKEPVTILKSENRTLLFTSNKEGTKYYNLIPDNYELNGSCVIISPKHTSENIRWSHSHDEVGIIIEGELEINLSNKKIYKLKKGDSIYIKKNTPHKYRNPGSVPAITHWFSIKK